In Cyanobacteria bacterium FACHB-DQ100, one DNA window encodes the following:
- the pstC gene encoding phosphate ABC transporter permease subunit PstC produces MAAPAERSSRMSWRRTPASRLTDKGFIWLTAAFAVGVGVLLLAIAGRVGTDALPAIQKFGLGFLVTSRWSVNDEVFGALTQIYGTLVTSFLALLLAVPVGIGVALFLSEDFLPPRVKQPIVFMVELLAAIPSVVYGLWGIFVLIPVLRPFGIWLNSTLGWIPIFSTAPAGPGIYAAGIILAIMILPIIAAISRDALVAVPSELRQAAYGLGATRWETIFRVLLPAAFSGIVGGIMLALGRAMGETMAVTMVIGNVDSIRSLSILSQGSTVASLLANQFAEASGLQVASLMYAALILFALTLVVNVLAEIVVRRFSMKL; encoded by the coding sequence ATGGCTGCGCCTGCGGAGCGATCATCGCGAATGTCTTGGAGACGTACACCTGCGTCTCGCTTGACTGATAAGGGATTTATTTGGTTGACGGCTGCGTTTGCGGTTGGCGTTGGGGTGTTGTTATTAGCGATCGCAGGTCGAGTCGGAACGGATGCGCTCCCGGCAATTCAGAAATTTGGGCTTGGGTTTCTCGTTACGAGCCGATGGAGCGTCAATGATGAAGTGTTTGGCGCACTGACTCAGATTTATGGAACGCTGGTGACTTCGTTTTTGGCACTGTTACTGGCGGTGCCTGTTGGCATTGGAGTGGCGCTATTTTTGAGCGAAGACTTTTTGCCGCCGCGTGTAAAGCAGCCGATCGTCTTTATGGTTGAACTGCTGGCAGCAATTCCGAGCGTGGTATACGGATTGTGGGGCATTTTCGTGCTGATCCCGGTGCTACGCCCGTTTGGAATATGGTTGAATTCGACGCTGGGCTGGATTCCGATCTTCAGTACGGCTCCCGCAGGGCCTGGAATCTATGCAGCAGGAATTATTTTGGCAATCATGATTTTGCCGATTATTGCAGCAATTTCGCGGGATGCGCTCGTGGCGGTTCCATCTGAATTGCGCCAAGCTGCTTATGGATTAGGTGCAACTCGATGGGAGACAATTTTTAGAGTCTTGTTGCCCGCCGCGTTTTCTGGAATTGTCGGTGGCATTATGTTGGCACTCGGTCGGGCAATGGGTGAGACGATGGCAGTGACGATGGTGATTGGTAACGTCGATTCGATCCGATCGCTCTCGATTTTGTCTCAAGGTTCGACGGTGGCTTCGCTGTTAGCGAACCAATTTGCGGAAGCGAGTGGGCTGCAAGTGGCATCATTGATGTATGCCGCGCTGATTTTGTTTGCCTTAACGCTGGTTGTAAATGTGTTAGCGGAAATTGTCGTTCGCCGATTCAGCATGAAGCTTTAG
- a CDS encoding DUF937 domain-containing protein — protein MSLFDQIVSAVSNPQQQASTNQLGSILGVAQQVAGNQGLDPNLTQTVMSLLGGHVRSSLQQTQATQGNAQVQNLVSQFAGLGSNPQAVNTLFPGAAQQQVSENIAQQTGLNPGMIQSMLPVLVPLVLNLLQSGSMQQGAQSGGGNPVLNTFLDADRDGDVDVGDVMGMAGRFLGQR, from the coding sequence ATGAGTCTTTTTGATCAAATCGTCAGCGCTGTCTCTAATCCCCAGCAGCAAGCCTCTACTAACCAACTCGGCAGCATTTTAGGTGTTGCTCAGCAAGTTGCAGGCAACCAAGGACTCGATCCAAATCTCACCCAAACGGTAATGTCGTTGCTTGGTGGGCATGTGCGATCGTCCTTGCAGCAAACGCAAGCCACTCAAGGCAATGCTCAGGTGCAAAACTTGGTCAGTCAATTTGCGGGACTCGGCAGTAATCCTCAAGCCGTTAACACGCTCTTCCCAGGAGCCGCCCAGCAGCAGGTGTCTGAAAATATTGCACAACAGACTGGACTGAACCCAGGCATGATTCAGTCAATGCTGCCCGTGCTTGTGCCGCTAGTTCTCAATCTCCTGCAAAGCGGCTCGATGCAGCAGGGCGCTCAATCGGGCGGTGGAAACCCAGTGCTGAATACCTTTCTCGATGCCGATCGCGATGGCGATGTCGATGTCGGTGATGTCATGGGCATGGCTGGGCGATTCTTGGGTCAACGCTAA
- a CDS encoding L-threonylcarbamoyladenylate synthase codes for MPQVEFKTLVTSVRGGTHLASFPTDTVPALAARPDRAELIYVAKQRSLDKPLILMASEIEELWNYVKGSDRELEIWNSIAQKYLPGALTLVLPANDRVPAAMNPSDPTTIGVRVPNHTIARQILAQTGALATTSANRSGQPALLSMSAITAEFPEVLVLDAQSEEMASGTPSTVAKWTSEGWKILRQGAIDLQA; via the coding sequence ATGCCACAAGTTGAATTCAAAACATTAGTAACTTCAGTTCGAGGTGGAACACATCTTGCAAGTTTTCCGACCGACACTGTTCCTGCATTAGCCGCAAGACCCGATCGAGCCGAGCTAATCTATGTCGCTAAACAACGTAGCCTTGATAAGCCTTTGATTTTGATGGCAAGTGAAATCGAAGAACTTTGGAACTATGTAAAAGGCAGCGATCGAGAATTAGAAATCTGGAATTCGATCGCACAAAAATATCTACCGGGTGCATTAACTCTGGTTCTTCCAGCAAACGATCGCGTTCCTGCGGCGATGAATCCGAGTGATCCGACAACAATCGGCGTTCGAGTTCCGAATCATACGATCGCACGGCAAATTCTCGCCCAGACTGGAGCGTTGGCAACCACAAGCGCCAATCGATCTGGGCAACCTGCATTACTGTCGATGAGTGCGATCACAGCAGAGTTTCCGGAGGTGTTAGTGTTAGATGCCCAGTCTGAAGAAATGGCTTCGGGTACTCCTTCAACGGTGGCAAAATGGACGAGCGAGGGATGGAAGATTCTGCGGCAAGGTGCGATCGATCTGCAAGCTTAA
- a CDS encoding RNA-binding protein, which produces MTIYIGNLSFQATEEDLKEVFAEYGTVSRVSLPTDRETGRKRGFAFVEMAEDAQEDAAIAELDGAEWLGRELKVNKAKPRESRAGAAGGGKSFSKNNY; this is translated from the coding sequence GTGACTATTTATATTGGAAACTTGTCCTTCCAGGCAACCGAAGAGGATCTCAAAGAAGTGTTTGCTGAGTACGGCACAGTCAGCCGAGTGAGCCTTCCGACAGACCGAGAAACGGGCAGAAAACGGGGATTCGCTTTTGTCGAGATGGCTGAAGATGCCCAAGAAGATGCGGCGATCGCTGAGTTAGACGGTGCAGAATGGCTGGGTCGAGAACTTAAAGTGAATAAAGCGAAGCCGCGAGAGTCGCGGGCAGGCGCAGCCGGGGGTGGCAAGAGCTTTAGCAAAAACAATTACTAA
- a CDS encoding XdhC family protein codes for MLNCYRQLLEKMPAVLATVMQVQGSVPREVGAKMIITETEIFGTIGGGAGEAKVIQKARKVLQTGEKQWVEIDLTGALQRDTQGICGGIMRVWLERWESDRYLALTQQILTQLESGQSVSIVTPFAPHQSPYLSEDCLDEAFIEIIEPSPTLLIVGAGHCGIQLAKVADLIGFQVIVQDDRSEWANANLYPNAEVFNCPIADAVAQLATHTELYAALVTRGYQYDLAALQALLDRTLPCRYLGMIGSEKRVKQVFRAIEKAGISPEKLRSIYAPIGLDIGALTPEEIAVSISAELILVRRGGTGRSLSQSLRMIN; via the coding sequence ATGCTTAATTGTTATCGTCAACTGTTAGAAAAAATGCCTGCGGTGCTGGCAACCGTGATGCAAGTCCAAGGCTCTGTACCGCGTGAAGTCGGCGCGAAAATGATCATTACCGAAACCGAAATTTTTGGCACGATCGGGGGTGGAGCCGGAGAAGCAAAAGTCATTCAGAAAGCTCGGAAGGTGCTGCAAACTGGAGAAAAGCAATGGGTAGAAATTGACCTCACAGGCGCATTGCAACGGGACACGCAAGGGATTTGCGGCGGAATAATGCGCGTCTGGCTGGAGCGCTGGGAGAGCGATCGCTATCTTGCTCTCACTCAGCAAATCCTGACCCAACTCGAATCTGGACAATCGGTGTCGATCGTGACTCCTTTCGCTCCACATCAGTCTCCTTATCTCTCAGAAGACTGTCTCGATGAAGCATTCATTGAGATCATTGAGCCATCCCCAACATTACTAATTGTCGGAGCAGGACACTGCGGGATTCAATTGGCGAAGGTTGCCGATTTAATTGGATTTCAAGTGATAGTTCAAGACGATCGTTCAGAATGGGCAAATGCCAATCTCTACCCCAATGCCGAGGTTTTTAACTGTCCGATCGCTGATGCTGTCGCTCAACTTGCAACACATACAGAACTTTATGCAGCGCTGGTTACTCGCGGGTATCAGTATGATTTAGCTGCCCTCCAAGCATTACTTGATCGTACTTTGCCTTGTCGTTATCTTGGAATGATTGGCAGCGAAAAGCGGGTAAAACAGGTTTTTCGAGCGATCGAGAAAGCCGGAATTTCACCGGAGAAACTTCGATCGATCTACGCGCCGATCGGGTTAGATATTGGTGCATTAACACCGGAAGAAATCGCCGTGAGCATCAGTGCAGAACTCATTTTAGTCAGACGTGGGGGAACAGGTCGATCGCTCTCGCAATCGTTGAGAATGATAAACTGA
- a CDS encoding DUF2993 domain-containing protein has translation MDFFTILLSSLLGILSPTGIVVDRVAETQIRKQLVAAEQLQVRVDNAPSYQIIQGRANLVRIAGRGLFPIQEFRIDTLEVETDPISLQLRSRKLAKPLQAGVRVVLTQADIDRALRSPFVTARLRNLGLQLLRRQARQIERYDFLNPQLTLLPQNRIRFQIELQEQGDPAKLKIVAEAEPQIVSGRSLQLNNLKVWANNQPSPEPVTRAIEALIRDRTDLRQLEASNITARILTLKLEASRLEVASFVQLRSPQKKEAR, from the coding sequence ATGGACTTCTTCACCATCTTGCTCTCAAGCTTACTCGGCATCCTTTCCCCAACCGGAATCGTAGTCGATCGCGTCGCCGAAACCCAAATCCGCAAACAACTCGTTGCCGCAGAACAGCTTCAGGTGCGAGTCGATAATGCTCCGAGTTACCAAATTATTCAAGGTCGCGCCAATCTCGTTCGCATTGCTGGACGAGGACTTTTCCCAATTCAGGAATTCCGCATCGATACGTTAGAAGTCGAAACCGATCCGATCTCGCTACAACTCAGAAGCCGTAAACTTGCAAAACCGTTGCAAGCAGGCGTTCGCGTGGTTCTCACCCAAGCAGATATCGATCGCGCTTTACGATCGCCCTTTGTCACCGCTCGGCTCCGCAATCTCGGACTTCAGCTCCTGCGGCGACAAGCAAGACAGATCGAGCGTTACGACTTCCTCAATCCCCAACTGACCCTACTGCCACAAAACCGAATCCGGTTTCAAATTGAACTCCAAGAGCAAGGCGATCCCGCGAAGCTTAAAATCGTTGCCGAAGCCGAACCGCAAATCGTTTCAGGTCGATCGCTGCAACTAAACAATCTCAAAGTCTGGGCAAACAATCAACCGAGTCCCGAACCTGTGACCCGCGCCATCGAAGCTCTAATTCGCGATCGTACCGATTTACGCCAGCTCGAAGCCTCAAACATTACCGCCCGCATTCTCACCCTGAAGCTCGAAGCCTCTCGATTAGAGGTTGCCAGCTTTGTGCAGCTTCGCAGCCCGCAAAAAAAAGAAGCAAGATAA
- a CDS encoding ABC transporter ATP-binding protein: MDSAVATRLQLPVIERLIALQTYELGKIYRTGFWMNKKVPSLNSVSLTVYEGETFGLLGQNGAGKTTLLKTLLGIVRPSSGRATVLGASLGDRTVKQRIGYLPENPYFYDYLTGWEVLNFAGDLFGIERSQQRKRIPELLDLVGLAQSAAKKKQLRQYSKGMLQRIGMAQALINNPDLVFLDEPMSGLDPLGRYQMREIILSLKSQGKTIFFNSHVLSDVEKICDRVALLAKGELIAIGSMQELLGTAEQYHVSVKGGKPEMLHQWIPDLELQDGLWTGHLQGEPQDFLGSLRLMNGQLISIDLARPSLEEFFVNQIRARGIQASS; this comes from the coding sequence ATGGATTCTGCTGTTGCAACTCGCCTTCAACTTCCGGTCATTGAACGTTTGATCGCGCTTCAAACCTACGAACTCGGTAAAATCTACCGCACTGGGTTCTGGATGAATAAGAAGGTGCCTTCTCTGAACTCCGTCAGTCTCACCGTATACGAGGGTGAAACATTTGGGTTGCTCGGACAGAATGGAGCCGGAAAAACAACCTTGCTCAAAACGCTATTGGGAATTGTGCGTCCCTCATCAGGGCGGGCCACTGTGTTAGGCGCTTCTCTTGGCGATCGCACCGTGAAGCAACGCATCGGCTATCTCCCCGAAAATCCCTATTTTTATGACTATCTCACAGGCTGGGAGGTGCTGAATTTCGCTGGAGATTTATTTGGAATTGAGCGATCGCAACAGCGCAAACGAATTCCTGAACTGCTCGATCTTGTCGGTTTAGCTCAGTCTGCTGCGAAGAAAAAACAATTGCGGCAATACTCAAAAGGAATGCTGCAACGCATTGGAATGGCGCAAGCGTTGATCAACAATCCAGATTTGGTGTTTCTGGACGAGCCGATGTCAGGACTCGATCCGCTGGGACGTTACCAAATGCGTGAGATTATTTTGTCGCTTAAATCACAGGGCAAAACAATTTTCTTTAACAGCCATGTGCTGTCGGATGTGGAGAAGATTTGCGATCGCGTGGCGCTGCTGGCAAAAGGCGAACTGATTGCGATCGGCTCGATGCAAGAGCTTCTTGGAACGGCTGAGCAGTATCACGTTTCGGTCAAAGGCGGAAAACCAGAAATGCTGCATCAATGGATTCCAGATTTGGAACTTCAAGATGGACTATGGACAGGACATCTTCAGGGCGAACCTCAAGATTTCTTAGGCAGCTTGCGCTTGATGAATGGGCAATTGATTTCAATCGATCTGGCGCGTCCTTCGCTTGAAGAATTTTTTGTGAATCAGATAAGAGCGCGGGGAATTCAGGCAAGTAGCTAA
- the pstS gene encoding phosphate ABC transporter substrate-binding protein PstS, with product MAFFQQRIRLGLSFSSIAALMMGVAACSPQTTTTPQGATGSSPTAPTASAPNAGAAVSINGAGATAPSLLYQRWFQEYNKQNPGVQISYDSVGSGAGVKRFIDQTVDFGASDDPLKDEDRTKVPAERGKAVQVPSTGLFIVMGYNVPGLADLKLSREALCGIVDGSIKSWDDPKIKKDNPNAPSQPLTFVHRSDGSGTTAIFTSHVAKACPNWKAGSGKSVEWPTGTGGKGNEGVTAQIQQTPGAVGYIEYSFAKQNNVTAASLQNKSGAFIAPTPEAAAKAFSGASVPADFAMKVPDPEGKDAYPIAGLTYLLLYENPKDPAKAKAFNDFIRWAYTDGKAFTNELGFIPLPEDVSTKAASALDSIKVAATK from the coding sequence ATGGCGTTTTTTCAACAAAGAATCCGTTTAGGTCTGTCTTTCTCCTCGATTGCAGCCCTGATGATGGGCGTAGCAGCTTGTTCCCCTCAAACTACGACCACACCTCAGGGCGCTACGGGCAGCAGTCCCACTGCTCCAACTGCTTCGGCTCCCAATGCAGGAGCAGCAGTCTCGATCAACGGAGCGGGAGCGACGGCTCCGAGTCTGCTGTACCAACGCTGGTTCCAGGAATATAACAAGCAAAACCCAGGTGTCCAAATCAGCTATGACTCCGTGGGTAGCGGTGCAGGCGTGAAGCGGTTCATCGATCAAACCGTTGATTTTGGAGCCTCTGACGATCCCCTGAAGGACGAGGATCGAACAAAAGTTCCGGCAGAACGCGGCAAAGCGGTTCAGGTTCCCTCGACAGGGTTGTTTATCGTCATGGGATACAACGTGCCTGGGCTGGCGGATCTGAAGCTGTCGCGCGAAGCGCTCTGCGGCATTGTCGATGGGTCGATCAAATCTTGGGACGACCCGAAAATCAAAAAAGATAACCCGAATGCTCCCAGTCAGCCGCTGACCTTTGTTCACCGCTCTGACGGCAGTGGCACAACAGCAATTTTCACCTCGCACGTTGCCAAAGCCTGCCCGAATTGGAAAGCAGGTTCAGGTAAATCCGTGGAGTGGCCGACCGGAACTGGCGGTAAAGGCAATGAGGGTGTGACTGCTCAGATTCAGCAGACCCCGGGCGCGGTTGGATATATTGAGTATTCTTTTGCAAAGCAAAATAATGTGACGGCTGCAAGTTTGCAGAACAAATCGGGTGCATTCATTGCCCCGACTCCTGAAGCTGCGGCTAAAGCATTCTCCGGCGCGAGCGTTCCGGCTGACTTTGCGATGAAGGTTCCTGATCCAGAGGGCAAAGATGCCTACCCGATCGCCGGCTTGACTTACCTGCTGCTGTACGAAAATCCGAAAGACCCCGCTAAAGCAAAGGCGTTTAACGATTTCATCAGATGGGCTTACACAGACGGCAAAGCCTTTACAAATGAATTAGGGTTCATTCCTCTGCCGGAAGATGTGTCGACCAAGGCGGCTTCCGCATTAGATTCAATCAAGGTTGCGGCAACGAAGTAG
- the pstA gene encoding phosphate ABC transporter permease PstA produces MDSPEFATSGRSLKRSPGSPRTLFSSAMTVVAFLCAGLALIPLAAVMIYVLINGASRLTPSVFLELPPAPGLAGGGFGNAFLGTLLTVGIASLMAIPFGIIGAIYLSEFGRDTKLAETVNFLTNVLSGVPSIVIGAFAYAVVVLRTGTFSAVAGGFALAVLMLPTIVRTAAEALEAVPNEYRQAAIGLGSTRLQTTLQIVLPSATPAIVTGILLALARAAGETAPVLFTASFNRFWNTTLWQPTATMSRLVFDFATSPFKAQQELAWAGSLVLVLLVLITSILSRMVIKRR; encoded by the coding sequence ATGGATTCTCCAGAATTTGCGACATCAGGGCGCAGCTTAAAACGATCGCCCGGTTCTCCCCGAACCTTGTTTTCTTCCGCCATGACCGTTGTGGCGTTTCTCTGTGCAGGGTTGGCACTGATTCCGCTAGCGGCGGTGATGATTTATGTGCTGATTAACGGCGCTTCTCGACTCACGCCTAGCGTCTTTTTGGAACTGCCTCCGGCTCCCGGACTGGCAGGTGGAGGATTCGGCAATGCGTTCTTGGGAACGTTGTTGACCGTTGGCATCGCCTCATTGATGGCAATTCCGTTTGGAATTATTGGGGCAATTTACTTGTCTGAGTTTGGACGAGACACGAAGCTAGCGGAGACCGTGAACTTCTTAACGAACGTCTTGAGCGGTGTGCCGTCGATCGTCATTGGGGCGTTTGCGTATGCGGTTGTGGTGCTGCGGACGGGGACATTCTCAGCAGTGGCAGGTGGGTTTGCGCTGGCGGTGTTGATGTTGCCGACGATCGTCAGAACCGCAGCCGAGGCGCTGGAAGCTGTGCCAAATGAGTATCGTCAAGCGGCGATCGGACTGGGTTCGACTCGGCTGCAAACGACCTTACAGATTGTGCTGCCGTCAGCGACTCCGGCGATCGTCACCGGAATTTTGCTAGCATTGGCACGGGCTGCGGGTGAAACGGCTCCGGTGCTGTTCACGGCTTCTTTCAACCGATTCTGGAATACAACCTTGTGGCAACCGACGGCAACGATGTCACGGCTAGTGTTTGACTTTGCTACGTCTCCGTTTAAAGCGCAACAAGAGCTTGCGTGGGCAGGCTCATTAGTCTTAGTTTTGTTGGTTTTGATCACAAGCATTTTGTCGCGCATGGTGATTAAACGTCGATAA
- a CDS encoding DUF697 domain-containing protein, with translation MRLSRLITLVVGIAVILGLVIWLIDSITRLSWAIANPFLANLVIFLVIVLLAVLIAAFTYYFFWLPNQTKRRRRAIPKVSEVKTEAAQENLQAVRQQVAQIQDEIARRELMLRSKLIEQDLARGEFRLVVFGTGSAGKTSLINALMGQIVGEVGAPMGTTEAGATHRLKLSGVDREIIITDTPGILEVGVVGTERETLARRLATEADLVLFVLDNDLRQSEYEPLQALTQIGKRSILVLNKADLYTEEDLEAILARLRQRVRGTVAFEDVVAIAANPPAMRTETGEWLYPDPEMTALIDRIAQILRTEGEDLLADNILIQSQRLGEEARRLIDEQRRRQAEKLVDRYQWIGAGVIAATPIPIIDLLATAAVNAQMVVEIGRIYGCEITTGHAREMAISLAKTLVGLGIVRGAIEVVTTAMQFSVAGFIAGRAIQGVSAAYLTRIAGRSFIEYFRNDQNWGDGGISEVVQKQFHLNRRDEFIKAFMQEAVTRVIRPLQLEMKAEAPEPLEELRMPEYEEIPRSSEDTIDDWR, from the coding sequence ATGCGCCTATCTCGACTGATTACGCTGGTTGTCGGTATTGCGGTGATCCTGGGACTGGTGATCTGGCTAATCGACTCGATCACGCGATTAAGTTGGGCGATCGCAAATCCATTTCTGGCGAATTTGGTAATTTTTCTGGTAATTGTGCTGCTGGCGGTTTTGATCGCAGCCTTTACCTATTATTTTTTCTGGTTGCCAAATCAAACCAAACGCCGCAGACGGGCAATTCCCAAAGTTTCAGAAGTCAAAACAGAAGCGGCACAAGAGAATTTACAAGCAGTTCGGCAGCAGGTCGCGCAGATTCAGGATGAGATTGCACGACGAGAATTGATGTTGCGATCGAAGCTGATTGAACAAGATTTAGCGCGAGGGGAATTTCGGCTTGTGGTGTTTGGAACGGGATCAGCCGGGAAAACTTCCCTGATTAATGCGCTCATGGGGCAGATTGTCGGGGAAGTGGGCGCACCGATGGGCACAACGGAAGCAGGCGCAACGCATCGATTGAAGTTAAGCGGAGTCGATCGAGAGATCATCATCACGGACACGCCTGGAATTTTAGAGGTGGGAGTCGTGGGAACCGAGCGTGAAACGCTCGCGCGACGATTGGCAACTGAAGCAGATTTAGTTCTGTTTGTGCTGGATAACGACTTGCGGCAGTCGGAGTATGAACCCTTGCAAGCATTAACCCAGATTGGGAAGCGATCGATCCTGGTTCTCAACAAAGCAGATCTCTACACCGAGGAAGATTTAGAGGCAATTTTGGCGCGGTTACGGCAGCGAGTACGCGGGACGGTAGCATTCGAGGATGTTGTGGCGATCGCGGCAAATCCTCCAGCGATGCGGACTGAAACCGGAGAGTGGCTCTATCCTGACCCAGAAATGACAGCGCTGATCGATCGCATTGCCCAGATTCTACGCACTGAAGGCGAAGATCTGCTGGCGGACAATATTCTGATTCAGTCGCAGCGTTTAGGCGAAGAAGCACGGCGATTGATTGATGAGCAACGACGCAGACAAGCAGAGAAATTAGTCGATCGCTATCAGTGGATCGGAGCCGGGGTGATTGCTGCGACCCCAATCCCAATCATTGATTTGCTGGCAACAGCGGCGGTAAATGCTCAGATGGTAGTTGAAATTGGGCGAATTTATGGGTGTGAGATTACGACTGGCCATGCGCGGGAGATGGCGATTTCACTTGCAAAAACGCTGGTGGGATTGGGAATTGTTCGAGGTGCGATCGAGGTTGTGACCACTGCGATGCAATTCAGTGTTGCAGGCTTCATTGCCGGTCGAGCCATTCAAGGGGTGAGCGCTGCCTATCTAACGCGCATTGCAGGTCGGAGCTTTATCGAATATTTCCGCAATGATCAGAACTGGGGCGATGGTGGCATCTCAGAAGTAGTGCAGAAGCAGTTCCACCTCAATCGACGCGATGAATTTATCAAAGCGTTTATGCAAGAGGCAGTGACGCGAGTGATTCGACCGTTGCAGCTTGAGATGAAAGCAGAAGCGCCAGAACCTTTAGAAGAATTAAGAATGCCAGAATACGAGGAAATTCCGCGATCGTCCGAAGATACGATCGACGATTGGAGATGA
- the pstB gene encoding phosphate ABC transporter ATP-binding protein, giving the protein MTSRVQDVRQTESVFRTENLNIYYGDFLAVRDVSIEIPKNAVTAFIGPSGCGKSTVIRCFNRLNDLINSFRTDGKIYYHNQDLYAPEVDPVEVRRQIGMVFQKPNPFPKTIYDNIAFGPRLLGFKGDMDELVERSLKQAALWDDVKDKLKAYGTDLSGGQQQRLCIARAIAVQPEVILMDEPCSALDPISTLKVEDLLQQLKEKYTIVIVTHNMQQASRASDYTAFFNVEANSKGQRTGYIVEYERTERIFQNPQEQATQAYVSGRFG; this is encoded by the coding sequence ATGACTTCTAGAGTTCAGGACGTTCGTCAAACCGAAAGCGTCTTTCGCACTGAAAACCTCAACATCTACTACGGCGACTTCTTGGCAGTGCGAGATGTGTCGATCGAGATCCCCAAAAACGCTGTCACCGCTTTTATTGGGCCTTCGGGCTGCGGTAAGAGTACGGTGATTCGCTGCTTCAATCGATTAAATGATTTGATCAATTCGTTCCGCACCGACGGCAAGATTTATTATCACAATCAAGATCTCTATGCGCCTGAGGTTGATCCGGTCGAAGTGCGGCGGCAGATTGGCATGGTGTTCCAAAAGCCAAACCCATTTCCCAAAACCATTTATGACAATATTGCGTTTGGGCCTCGGTTGCTTGGGTTCAAGGGCGATATGGATGAGTTGGTGGAACGATCACTCAAACAAGCGGCACTCTGGGACGATGTGAAAGATAAGCTCAAAGCTTACGGAACAGATTTGTCGGGAGGTCAGCAGCAGCGTTTATGTATTGCGCGGGCGATCGCGGTGCAGCCCGAAGTGATTTTGATGGACGAGCCTTGTTCGGCACTTGACCCGATTTCGACGCTGAAGGTTGAAGATCTGCTGCAACAATTAAAAGAGAAATATACGATCGTGATTGTGACGCACAATATGCAGCAAGCGTCTCGTGCATCAGATTACACCGCATTTTTCAACGTAGAAGCGAACTCGAAAGGACAAAGAACCGGATACATTGTGGAATACGAGCGCACGGAGCGAATTTTCCAAAATCCGCAAGAACAAGCGACTCAAGCTTATGTCAGCGGTCGTTTCGGCTAA